A window of the Microbacterium sp. AZCO genome harbors these coding sequences:
- a CDS encoding sulfurtransferase, protein MPLSPLLAPADLHARLDAGEAIRLLDVRYRLDQPDGRPEYLAGHLPGAVYVDMDTELASHGAPSDGRHPLPSRETLQDAARRWGLNDGDVVVVYDDYRSVAAARAWWLLQRAGVEEVRVLDGGLGAWRAAGLPLEEGDVAPIPGSITLSDPAGGLTIDQAAAWPDRGLLLDARAPERYRGATEPYDPIAGHIPGAVNLPADAVLEGEAFASPEAIRAAFARAGATDDTPIAAYCGSGLTAAHTALAGASAGIDVAVYPGSWSQWSNTPGRPVATGADPRGGV, encoded by the coding sequence ATGCCATTGTCTCCGCTCCTCGCCCCCGCCGACCTGCATGCCCGCCTCGACGCGGGGGAGGCGATCCGCCTCCTCGACGTGCGCTACCGCCTCGACCAGCCCGACGGGCGGCCGGAGTACCTCGCGGGTCATCTTCCGGGCGCGGTCTACGTCGACATGGACACCGAGCTCGCGAGCCACGGCGCACCGTCGGACGGCCGTCACCCTCTCCCGTCTCGCGAGACGCTGCAGGATGCCGCGCGCCGCTGGGGACTGAACGACGGCGACGTCGTCGTGGTCTACGACGACTACCGCTCGGTCGCCGCCGCGCGGGCGTGGTGGCTCCTGCAGCGCGCGGGCGTCGAGGAGGTGCGCGTCCTCGACGGGGGGCTCGGCGCGTGGCGGGCGGCCGGACTCCCGCTCGAGGAGGGCGATGTCGCCCCGATCCCCGGATCCATCACGCTGTCAGACCCCGCGGGCGGCCTGACGATCGACCAGGCGGCGGCCTGGCCGGATCGCGGGCTGCTGCTCGACGCCCGGGCACCCGAGCGGTACCGGGGCGCGACGGAGCCGTACGACCCGATCGCGGGTCACATTCCCGGCGCCGTCAACCTGCCCGCCGACGCCGTGCTCGAGGGTGAGGCGTTCGCGTCGCCGGAGGCGATCCGCGCGGCCTTCGCGCGCGCGGGTGCGACCGACGACACCCCGATCGCGGCGTACTGCGGGTCGGGCCTGACGGCCGCCCACACGGCGCTCGCGGGAGCATCGGCCGGCATCGACGTGGCGGTCTACCCCGGCTCGTGGAGCCAGTGGTCGAACACTCCGGGACGCCCCGTCGCGACGGGCGCCGATCCGCGCGGCGGCGTGTGA
- a CDS encoding aldo/keto reductase, whose amino-acid sequence MTIPTVTLNDGNDIPQLGYGVFKVPPADTERAVSEALEVGYRHIDTAAVYGNEAGVGAAIASSGLSRGDLYVTTKLWNDRHDGEEPHAAIRESLDKLRLDAVDLYLVHWPTPAADNYVHAWEKMIEIQDAGHTRSIGVSNHLVAHLERIVDATGVVPAVNQIELHPAYQQREITDWAAGKGVKIEAWGPLGQGKYDLFGAEPVASAASAHGKTPAQVVLRWHLQHGFIVFPKSVRRERLEENRDVFDFDLSDAEVAAIDALDSGDGSGRVSAHPDEVH is encoded by the coding sequence ATGACCATCCCCACCGTGACGCTCAACGACGGCAACGACATCCCCCAGCTCGGCTACGGAGTGTTCAAGGTGCCGCCGGCGGACACCGAGCGGGCCGTGAGCGAGGCGCTCGAGGTCGGCTATCGCCACATCGACACGGCGGCCGTCTACGGCAACGAGGCGGGCGTCGGGGCCGCGATCGCGTCGAGCGGTCTCAGCCGAGGCGACCTCTACGTCACGACCAAGCTGTGGAACGACCGGCACGACGGCGAGGAGCCGCACGCCGCGATCCGGGAGAGCCTCGACAAGCTCCGCCTCGACGCCGTCGACCTGTACCTCGTGCACTGGCCCACGCCTGCCGCCGACAACTACGTGCACGCCTGGGAGAAGATGATCGAGATCCAGGATGCCGGGCACACCCGCTCGATCGGAGTCTCGAACCACCTCGTCGCGCACCTCGAGCGGATCGTGGACGCCACCGGCGTCGTGCCCGCTGTGAACCAGATCGAGCTGCACCCGGCCTACCAGCAGCGCGAGATCACCGACTGGGCGGCCGGGAAGGGCGTGAAGATCGAAGCCTGGGGCCCGCTCGGCCAGGGCAAGTACGACCTCTTCGGCGCCGAGCCCGTCGCGTCCGCGGCATCCGCTCACGGGAAGACTCCCGCGCAGGTCGTCCTGCGCTGGCACCTGCAGCACGGCTTCATCGTCTTCCCGAAGTCGGTGCGCCGGGAGCGCCTCGAGGAGAATCGCGACGTCTTCGACTTCGACCTCTCCGACGCCGAGGTGGCGGCGATCGACGCCCTCGACTCGGGCGACGGCTCGGGGCGCGTGAGCGCGCACCCCGACGAGGTCCACTGA
- a CDS encoding aminotransferase class V-fold PLP-dependent enzyme translates to MSTTPRRQGFATAQVQAGYAPGQPQNTAVAPIYQSNAYEFGSLAEARDLFALRKSGNIYSRNANPTQLVFEERVAALEGGRSAAAVASGQAAVAVTLLALAKSGEHIVAARQIYGGTVDLLQDTFADWGIDVTFVDQDDLEAWRAAVRPETRALFGESITNPLAQVLDIRAVADIAHEAGVPLVIDNTVATPALIRPVEFGADFVVHSATKYLGGHGTSMGGVVVDLGTFDFGAEPERWPQLTKPYARVRDLVLWDRFGPEGLAFVALVKSKYVHDLGPSISPFNAFQLLQGVETLELRMARHSASALAVAEFLATHPAVSTVHHPLLPTSPWNDLALRYAPRGAASVFAFDLVSTGDAERDWEKVQAFVDSLEVVKLVANIGDARSMVAHPASMTHSHLTEEQFAEAGISWTTIRLSIGLEDPADVIADLARSLDLVTDIAIEPVVAGVAEAEPALSSTR, encoded by the coding sequence ATGTCGACCACACCCCGCCGCCAGGGCTTCGCCACGGCCCAGGTGCAGGCCGGGTACGCCCCGGGCCAGCCCCAGAACACCGCCGTCGCGCCCATCTACCAGTCGAACGCCTATGAGTTCGGCTCGCTCGCCGAGGCCCGCGACCTGTTCGCGCTGCGTAAGTCCGGCAACATCTACAGCCGCAACGCCAACCCGACGCAGCTCGTCTTCGAAGAGCGCGTCGCGGCGCTCGAGGGCGGACGCTCCGCCGCCGCGGTGGCATCCGGTCAGGCCGCCGTCGCCGTGACCCTCCTCGCCCTCGCGAAGTCCGGCGAGCACATCGTGGCGGCCCGGCAGATCTACGGCGGCACTGTCGACCTGCTGCAGGACACCTTCGCGGACTGGGGCATCGACGTGACGTTCGTCGACCAGGACGACCTCGAGGCGTGGCGGGCCGCCGTGCGTCCCGAGACGCGGGCCCTGTTCGGCGAGTCGATCACGAACCCGCTCGCCCAGGTGCTCGACATCCGCGCCGTGGCGGACATCGCCCACGAGGCGGGCGTTCCCCTCGTGATCGACAACACTGTCGCGACCCCGGCCCTCATCCGCCCCGTCGAGTTCGGCGCGGACTTCGTCGTGCACTCCGCCACGAAGTACCTCGGCGGACACGGCACGTCGATGGGCGGCGTCGTCGTCGACCTCGGCACCTTCGACTTCGGCGCCGAGCCCGAGCGCTGGCCGCAGCTCACCAAGCCCTACGCCCGCGTGCGCGACCTCGTCCTGTGGGACCGCTTCGGGCCCGAGGGTCTCGCATTCGTCGCGCTCGTGAAGTCGAAGTACGTGCACGACCTCGGCCCGTCGATCTCGCCGTTCAACGCCTTCCAGCTCCTGCAGGGCGTCGAGACGCTGGAGCTGCGCATGGCGCGGCACAGTGCGTCGGCGCTCGCGGTCGCCGAGTTCCTCGCCACCCACCCCGCGGTGTCGACCGTGCACCACCCCCTTCTTCCCACCTCGCCGTGGAACGACCTCGCGCTGCGCTACGCGCCGCGGGGCGCGGCATCCGTCTTCGCCTTCGACCTCGTCTCGACGGGCGATGCCGAGCGCGACTGGGAGAAGGTGCAGGCGTTCGTGGACTCGCTCGAGGTCGTCAAGCTCGTGGCGAACATCGGCGACGCACGCAGCATGGTCGCCCACCCCGCGTCGATGACGCACAGCCACCTGACCGAGGAGCAGTTCGCGGAGGCCGGCATCTCGTGGACGACCATCCGCCTGTCGATCGGCCTGGAGGACCCGGCCGACGTGATCGCCGACCTCGCGCGGTCTCTCGACCTCGTGACCGACATCGCGATCGAGCCCGTCGTGGCGGGGGTCGCCGAAGCGGAGCCGGCGCTCAGCTCGACGCGATGA
- a CDS encoding NADP-dependent oxidoreductase has product MTHAITYTEFGGPEVLTLSEIPDPVPGDGELAVHVEAAGVNPIDAKLRSGRRPSGGIREPRRVGSDLAGVVTAVGPGVDGFRVGDAVAAFGVHGGYATDLVVKASLAHPRPPQVSPAEAAALGIPVGTAYQTLRSLGVGPGGTLLIHGGSGAVGQAAIQFAVLWGATVIATSSPRRFDRVRALGATPVAYGDGLVDRVRDLAPDGPTVIIDAAGTDDALSASLELLRDRSRIATLVRGRDAAELGIRAFSGGSPEPLTEQQLSWRGEAIPVVLALLAAGAFSVELGPSFPLAEAAKAHEAVESGVDGKIVLIP; this is encoded by the coding sequence ATGACGCACGCGATCACCTACACCGAGTTCGGCGGACCCGAGGTCCTGACGCTGAGCGAGATCCCCGACCCGGTTCCCGGCGACGGCGAGCTCGCCGTCCACGTCGAGGCCGCGGGCGTCAATCCGATCGACGCGAAGCTGCGCTCCGGCCGCCGTCCGAGCGGCGGCATCCGCGAGCCGCGCCGGGTGGGCAGCGATCTCGCGGGCGTCGTGACGGCCGTCGGCCCCGGCGTCGACGGCTTCCGCGTGGGCGACGCCGTCGCCGCATTCGGCGTGCACGGCGGCTACGCGACCGACCTCGTCGTGAAGGCGTCGCTCGCCCATCCGCGACCCCCGCAGGTCTCCCCCGCCGAAGCGGCGGCTCTCGGCATCCCGGTCGGCACCGCGTACCAGACGCTCCGATCGCTCGGCGTCGGCCCCGGCGGCACTCTCCTCATCCACGGCGGATCCGGTGCCGTGGGGCAGGCCGCGATCCAGTTCGCCGTCCTGTGGGGTGCGACGGTCATCGCGACCTCGTCCCCGCGCCGCTTCGACCGCGTCCGCGCGCTCGGCGCGACGCCGGTCGCCTACGGCGACGGACTCGTCGACCGCGTCCGCGACCTCGCCCCCGATGGTCCCACGGTCATCATCGACGCCGCGGGAACCGACGATGCCCTCTCGGCCTCGCTCGAGCTCCTCCGCGACAGGAGCAGGATCGCGACGCTCGTGCGCGGACGGGATGCCGCGGAGCTCGGCATCCGCGCCTTCTCGGGCGGCAGCCCCGAGCCGCTCACGGAGCAGCAGCTGAGCTGGCGCGGCGAGGCCATCCCTGTGGTCCTCGCCCTGCTCGCAGCGGGGGCGTTCTCGGTCGAGCTCGGGCCGTCGTTCCCGCTTGCCGAGGCGGCGAAGGCGCACGAGGCGGTCGAGTCGGGGGTCGACGGCAAGATCGTCCTCATCCCCTGA
- the hrpA gene encoding ATP-dependent RNA helicase HrpA: MPAREPVIVYPPELPVSAARDEIARAIRDNQVVIVAGATGSGKTTQLPKICLELGRAKIAHTQPRRIAARSIAERIAEELQVPLGTTVGYKVRFTDKVSADTSIALLTDGILLNEIHRDRMLRKYDTIIVDEAHERSLNVDFLLGYLKRILPKRPDLKVIITSATIDPESFAKHFGPSPEKPAPIIEVSGRTYPVEIRYRGSDAEASDGESDDVDGITAALRELDREAAGDVLVFLPGEAEIRDAMDAVRGMYSKDASPTEVLPLYGRLSAAEQHRVFERSAVAGVRRRVILSTNVAETSLTVPGIRYVVDTGTARISRYSNRSKIQRLPIEAISQASAQQRSGRAGRTAPGIAIRLYSEEDFDRRDEFTEPEILRTSLASVILQMLSLGFGDISSFPFLTPPDSRGVKAAFDLLVELGAVRPQARSGSEDGSGPKLTDLGREIARLPIDPRFARMLLEARTTGVLRDVMAIVAGMSIQDVRERPEERREEADRLHARFTDPTSDFLTLLNLWNHLQEQQSALGSSAFRRLCRAEHLNYVRVREWFDVHRQLGSLLGRPKAEVAEADPDDIHKAILSGLLSHLGILDERKASSASRGGKTPPKGRTPAAEYIGARGARFTIFPGSGLRKKSPSAVMAAELVETSRLFARTVAAVDPAWAEALAGDLAKRSLSEPHWSKAAGAASAYEKVTLFGVEIIPKRRVQLARFDRPFARELFVRHALVEGEWEPFGSLSPSQGDKRLTAFERRNLELRRRLEKIEERERRRDILAGDEAVFAFYDSRIPRDVFDVRSFETWWRDASNRTPKLLDMTEADLAGDVRRSDERDFPARWRQGDQVLSLAYRFEPGAPDDGVTAVVPLALLAQLRPDGFDWQVPGMRDELIAGLIRALPKAIRRHVVPAADWAAKFAEELDGQGPESHDGVPPASLRDALAGRIQRIANQPVSAADFDLERVPGHLLVSFRAVDERGRAVGSDRDLGALQDRLAGRARTAVSRSLTGPRSSGEERGDEAKRSGPASLVGASVSPRSARGATGDDGRAGFAERSGLTDWTLGDLPDVVDTKVAGGVVRGYPALIDEGASVALRIEATPEAAAAATHAGVRRLVLLAVASPSAYVLDHLTSTEKLALAASPYPSAKALVEDARVAVADAVMARTSPTVRSRAEFDRVRDAFSAAVVDELFQTVSLVARILIGARDVERAVREQNSLTLLAALNDVKAQVAGLVFPGFVSRTGTARLTHLPRYLRGALDRVRTLSDNPGRDRQRLTEFERAVAVYAEASGAIPAPSDAPTTIVHARWLLEEYRVSLFAQALGTAEPVSLQRIQKALRGG; the protein is encoded by the coding sequence ATGCCCGCGCGCGAACCCGTCATCGTCTACCCGCCCGAGCTGCCGGTCAGCGCCGCGCGGGACGAGATCGCGCGCGCGATCCGCGACAACCAGGTCGTGATCGTCGCCGGTGCCACGGGGTCGGGCAAGACGACCCAGCTGCCGAAGATCTGCCTCGAGCTCGGTCGTGCGAAGATCGCGCACACGCAGCCTCGCCGGATCGCGGCACGCTCCATCGCGGAGCGCATCGCGGAGGAGCTGCAGGTGCCGCTCGGCACGACGGTCGGCTACAAGGTGCGCTTCACCGACAAGGTCTCGGCCGACACGAGCATCGCGCTGCTGACCGACGGCATCCTGCTCAACGAGATCCATCGCGACCGGATGCTGCGCAAGTACGACACGATCATCGTCGACGAGGCGCACGAGCGGTCGCTCAACGTCGACTTCCTGCTCGGCTACCTCAAGCGCATCCTGCCGAAGCGGCCCGACCTCAAGGTCATCATCACGTCGGCGACGATCGACCCCGAGAGCTTCGCGAAGCACTTCGGCCCGTCGCCGGAGAAGCCCGCGCCGATCATCGAGGTGTCGGGCCGCACGTATCCCGTCGAGATCCGCTATCGGGGGTCGGATGCCGAGGCGAGTGACGGCGAATCCGACGACGTGGACGGCATCACGGCGGCGCTCCGCGAGCTCGACCGCGAGGCGGCCGGAGACGTGCTCGTGTTCCTTCCCGGCGAGGCGGAGATCCGCGATGCGATGGATGCCGTGCGGGGAATGTATTCGAAGGATGCCTCGCCCACCGAGGTGCTCCCGCTGTACGGCCGATTGAGCGCCGCCGAGCAGCACCGCGTCTTCGAGCGCTCCGCCGTCGCCGGCGTCAGGCGGCGCGTCATCCTCTCGACCAACGTCGCCGAGACGAGCCTCACGGTGCCCGGCATCCGGTACGTCGTCGACACGGGCACCGCCCGCATCTCGCGGTACAGCAACCGCAGCAAGATCCAGCGGCTGCCGATCGAGGCCATCTCGCAGGCATCCGCTCAGCAGCGTTCGGGTCGTGCCGGGCGCACGGCGCCCGGCATCGCGATCCGCCTGTACTCGGAGGAGGATTTCGACCGTCGTGACGAGTTCACCGAGCCGGAGATCCTCCGCACGAGCCTCGCCTCCGTCATCCTGCAGATGCTCTCGCTCGGCTTCGGCGACATCTCGTCGTTCCCCTTCCTGACTCCCCCGGACTCGCGCGGCGTCAAGGCGGCGTTCGACCTACTGGTCGAGCTCGGCGCGGTCCGGCCTCAGGCACGCTCCGGGTCCGAGGACGGGAGCGGACCGAAGCTCACCGACCTGGGTCGCGAGATCGCGCGCCTGCCGATCGACCCGCGCTTCGCCCGCATGCTTCTCGAGGCGCGCACGACGGGCGTGCTGCGCGACGTCATGGCGATCGTCGCGGGGATGTCGATCCAGGACGTCCGCGAGCGGCCCGAGGAGCGCCGCGAGGAGGCCGACCGCCTGCACGCGCGGTTCACCGACCCGACGAGCGACTTCCTGACGCTCCTCAACCTCTGGAACCACCTGCAGGAGCAGCAGTCGGCGCTCGGCTCGAGCGCCTTCCGTCGGCTGTGCCGGGCCGAGCACCTCAATTACGTGCGCGTGCGGGAGTGGTTCGACGTGCACCGCCAGCTCGGGTCGCTCCTCGGCCGTCCGAAGGCCGAGGTTGCCGAGGCCGACCCGGACGACATCCACAAGGCGATCCTGTCCGGCCTGCTGTCGCACCTCGGCATCCTGGATGAGCGCAAGGCCTCCTCGGCGAGCCGCGGCGGCAAGACGCCTCCGAAGGGGCGCACCCCGGCCGCTGAATACATCGGCGCCCGGGGAGCGCGGTTCACGATCTTCCCGGGCTCGGGGCTGCGCAAGAAGTCGCCGAGCGCCGTCATGGCGGCCGAGCTCGTCGAGACCTCGCGGCTCTTCGCGCGCACCGTCGCGGCGGTCGACCCGGCCTGGGCCGAGGCGCTCGCCGGCGACCTCGCGAAGCGCTCGCTGAGCGAACCGCACTGGTCGAAGGCGGCGGGTGCGGCATCCGCCTACGAGAAGGTCACTCTCTTCGGCGTCGAGATCATTCCGAAGCGTCGCGTGCAGCTCGCGCGCTTCGACCGGCCGTTCGCGCGTGAGCTCTTCGTGCGGCACGCCCTCGTCGAAGGTGAATGGGAGCCGTTCGGGTCCCTGAGCCCGTCGCAGGGCGACAAGCGCCTGACGGCGTTCGAGCGCCGCAACCTCGAGCTGCGTCGCCGCCTCGAGAAGATCGAGGAGCGCGAGCGCCGCCGGGACATCCTCGCCGGGGACGAGGCCGTCTTCGCGTTCTACGACTCGCGGATCCCGCGCGACGTCTTCGACGTGCGCTCGTTCGAGACCTGGTGGCGGGATGCCTCGAACCGCACCCCCAAGCTCCTCGACATGACGGAGGCCGACCTCGCCGGCGATGTGCGCCGCAGCGACGAGCGCGACTTCCCCGCCCGCTGGCGGCAGGGCGATCAGGTGCTGTCGCTCGCGTACCGCTTCGAGCCCGGCGCGCCGGACGACGGCGTCACCGCGGTCGTGCCGCTCGCACTCCTCGCGCAGCTGCGCCCCGACGGGTTCGACTGGCAGGTGCCCGGCATGCGCGACGAGCTCATCGCCGGGCTCATCCGAGCACTGCCCAAGGCGATCCGGCGACACGTCGTGCCCGCGGCCGACTGGGCCGCGAAGTTCGCGGAGGAGCTCGACGGGCAGGGCCCGGAATCGCACGACGGCGTCCCGCCCGCATCGTTGCGCGACGCGCTGGCGGGACGCATCCAGCGCATCGCGAACCAGCCCGTATCGGCCGCCGACTTCGACCTCGAGCGCGTGCCCGGGCATCTGCTCGTATCGTTCCGCGCGGTCGACGAGCGGGGGCGCGCGGTGGGCTCCGACCGCGACCTGGGTGCGCTGCAGGACCGCCTGGCCGGACGTGCACGCACGGCGGTGAGCCGCTCCCTGACCGGCCCCCGGTCGTCGGGCGAGGAGCGCGGCGACGAGGCCAAACGCTCCGGGCCGGCGAGTCTCGTCGGCGCGAGCGTTTCGCCTCGCTCCGCTCGCGGGGCGACCGGTGACGACGGCCGCGCGGGCTTCGCGGAGCGCTCGGGCCTGACCGACTGGACGTTGGGCGACCTCCCCGATGTCGTCGACACGAAGGTCGCCGGCGGAGTCGTCCGGGGATACCCCGCGCTCATCGACGAGGGCGCGAGCGTCGCCCTGCGCATCGAGGCGACGCCCGAGGCCGCGGCGGCGGCCACCCACGCCGGCGTGCGCCGACTCGTGCTGCTCGCGGTCGCCTCCCCCTCGGCGTATGTGCTCGACCACCTGACCTCGACGGAGAAGCTCGCACTCGCGGCATCGCCCTATCCCTCCGCGAAAGCGCTCGTCGAGGATGCGCGGGTCGCCGTGGCCGATGCCGTCATGGCACGGACCTCGCCGACCGTCCGCAGCCGCGCCGAGTTCGACCGCGTCCGCGACGCCTTCTCGGCGGCCGTCGTCGACGAGCTGTTCCAGACCGTGTCGCTCGTCGCGCGCATCCTGATCGGCGCCCGGGATGTCGAGCGCGCCGTGCGCGAGCAGAACTCGCTGACGCTCCTCGCGGCTCTGAACGACGTCAAGGCGCAGGTCGCCGGCCTCGTGTTCCCGGGTTTCGTCTCGCGAACCGGAACCGCCCGGCTGACCCACCTCCCCCGCTACCTGCGCGGGGCGCTCGACCGGGTGAGGACGCTCTCCGACAATCCCGGCCGTGACCGGCAGCGTCTGACGGAGTTCGAGCGGGCGGTTGCGGTCTACGCGGAGGCCAGCGGTGCGATCCCGGCCCCTTCCGACGCCCCGACGACGATCGTGCATGCGCGCTGGCTGCTCGAGGAGTATCGCGTGAGCCTCTTCGCGCAGGCGCTCGGCACCGCCGAGCCCGTGTCGCTCCAGCGCATCCAGAAGGCGCTGCGCGGCGGCTGA
- a CDS encoding M20/M25/M40 family metallo-hydrolase: MFSRLGPELNAIVRTTAVTTQLSGAPGANVLATTARAAVNIRLLHGDTVESATRRARRIIADEGVELAVSHASDPSPISPWHGEAWGRLARAVRETLGDDVVPTPYLQLGASDSRWFTGISANIYRFMPFHLTRAERDALHAHDERIRVDVWLRGIAFYRALIASS, from the coding sequence GTGTTCTCCCGCCTCGGCCCCGAGCTCAACGCGATCGTCCGCACGACGGCCGTCACGACGCAGCTGAGCGGAGCCCCGGGCGCCAACGTCCTCGCGACGACGGCGAGGGCCGCGGTCAACATCCGGCTCCTGCACGGCGACACCGTCGAATCGGCGACGCGCCGCGCCCGCCGCATCATCGCCGACGAGGGCGTCGAGCTCGCGGTGAGCCACGCGTCGGACCCCTCGCCCATCTCGCCCTGGCACGGCGAGGCGTGGGGACGTCTCGCGCGGGCGGTGCGCGAGACGCTCGGCGATGATGTCGTGCCGACGCCGTACCTGCAGCTCGGGGCGAGCGACAGCAGGTGGTTCACGGGCATCAGCGCCAACATCTACCGCTTCATGCCGTTCCACCTGACGCGCGCCGAGCGCGACGCGCTGCACGCCCACGACGAGCGCATCCGCGTCGACGTGTGGCTGCGAGGGATCGCGTTCTACCGCGCGCTCATCGCGTCGAGCTGA
- a CDS encoding DUF255 domain-containing protein — translation MNKRLAASASPYLRAHAANPVAWYPWGEEAFAEARRRDVPVFVSIGYSTCHWCHVMARESFQDVALAARLNERFVAIKVDREEHPEVDAAYMAAAGAFTQNLGWPLSVFTTPDGGPFYAGTYFPPTTRGGIPSFGQVLDAVHEAWTMRREAAEGTAGAIADALADVRASSAGEGAVPDAAAIVTAAEALAAREDPEHGGFWGGDPRAPKFPVATALRLLQSRLIGERAPEATAMATRALTAMAGSELRDPVEGGFFRYATRRDWTVPHYERMLTDNAQLLDVAVDAGDVETARGIVRFLRDVLQQPGGGFGAAQDSESWIDGQRSEGGYYARDAASRAGLTPPAVDGKVVTGWNGLAIGALARAGARLGEPEWIEAARWAADAVLTTNIGVDGVLVRASLDEIASRAPATVADHGQLAEGLVALAVATGEVAYAERARDLVAACVDVDGSLRAPAGADPVLAARGVLAPDAASDGDEPSGVAAIAGAAAALWLLGGGEELRALAERLVAGHAAAALAQPLAHSALLRVATLLAGPPRQVVVIGASDDPVAVAARALPADVVAVVSPAQAAEWAAAGFALFAEKTQRDGLATAYDCRDFACRLPTTSVDDLVA, via the coding sequence ATGAACAAGCGCCTGGCCGCCTCCGCGAGTCCGTACCTCCGGGCACACGCCGCCAACCCCGTCGCGTGGTACCCGTGGGGCGAAGAGGCTTTCGCGGAGGCGCGCCGGCGCGACGTGCCGGTGTTCGTGTCGATCGGCTACTCGACCTGCCACTGGTGCCACGTGATGGCGCGGGAGTCGTTCCAGGACGTCGCGCTCGCGGCGCGCCTCAACGAACGGTTCGTGGCGATCAAGGTCGACCGTGAGGAGCACCCCGAGGTCGACGCCGCCTACATGGCGGCCGCGGGCGCGTTCACGCAGAATCTCGGCTGGCCGCTGAGCGTCTTCACGACGCCCGACGGCGGCCCGTTCTACGCGGGCACCTACTTCCCGCCGACGACGCGCGGCGGCATCCCGTCCTTCGGGCAGGTGCTCGACGCGGTGCACGAGGCCTGGACCATGCGCCGGGAAGCGGCGGAGGGCACCGCCGGCGCGATCGCCGACGCGCTCGCGGACGTGCGCGCGTCGTCGGCGGGCGAGGGGGCTGTTCCGGATGCCGCCGCCATCGTCACGGCGGCCGAGGCGCTCGCGGCGCGCGAGGATCCGGAGCACGGCGGCTTCTGGGGCGGCGATCCGCGTGCTCCGAAGTTCCCCGTCGCGACGGCGCTGCGGCTGCTGCAGTCACGGCTCATTGGGGAGCGTGCGCCAGAGGCGACGGCGATGGCCACGCGCGCGCTCACGGCGATGGCCGGCTCGGAGCTGCGGGACCCGGTCGAGGGCGGGTTCTTCCGGTACGCGACGCGTCGCGACTGGACGGTGCCCCACTACGAGCGCATGCTCACCGACAACGCGCAGCTGCTCGATGTCGCGGTCGACGCGGGCGACGTCGAGACGGCCCGCGGAATCGTGCGGTTCCTCCGCGACGTGCTTCAGCAGCCGGGCGGCGGATTCGGGGCCGCCCAGGATTCGGAGTCCTGGATCGACGGTCAGCGAAGCGAAGGCGGCTATTACGCCCGGGATGCCGCCTCCCGCGCCGGCCTCACGCCGCCGGCGGTCGACGGGAAGGTCGTGACCGGCTGGAACGGCCTCGCGATCGGCGCCCTCGCCCGCGCCGGTGCACGCCTGGGCGAGCCCGAGTGGATCGAGGCGGCACGGTGGGCCGCCGACGCGGTGCTCACGACGAACATCGGCGTCGACGGCGTGCTCGTGCGGGCATCGCTCGACGAGATCGCATCGCGTGCCCCGGCGACCGTCGCCGATCACGGACAGCTCGCCGAGGGGCTCGTCGCGCTCGCGGTCGCGACCGGAGAGGTCGCCTACGCCGAGCGGGCGCGCGACCTCGTCGCGGCGTGCGTCGACGTCGACGGCTCCCTGCGCGCGCCGGCGGGAGCCGACCCCGTGCTCGCTGCGCGCGGCGTGCTGGCTCCGGATGCCGCATCCGACGGCGATGAGCCGTCCGGCGTCGCGGCGATCGCGGGTGCCGCGGCCGCGCTGTGGCTCCTGGGCGGGGGAGAGGAGCTCCGCGCCCTCGCCGAGCGTCTCGTCGCCGGGCACGCCGCGGCCGCATTGGCTCAACCCCTGGCGCACAGCGCGCTGCTGCGGGTCGCGACGCTGCTCGCGGGACCGCCGCGGCAGGTGGTCGTCATCGGGGCGAGCGACGACCCGGTCGCGGTCGCAGCGCGCGCACTTCCGGCGGACGTCGTGGCGGTGGTGTCTCCGGCGCAGGCGGCGGAGTGGGCTGCGGCGGGCTTCGCGCTGTTCGCGGAGAAGACGCAGCGCGACGGTCTCGCCACGGCGTACGACTGCCGGGACTTCGCGTGCCGTCTTCCGACGACGTCGGTGGACGACCTCGTGGCCTGA